In Streptomyces sp. NBC_00483, a single window of DNA contains:
- the ltnD gene encoding L-threonate dehydrogenase has product MHDQDQPAPTAPTTRVGVVGLGAMGLGMARSLRAAGFHVAVHDLRADVAADFAREGGAAYDTAGDLAADVDVLVGVVVNSAQVESVLFGDGGAAHRLRPGSVYVMCSTVDPTFSAQLEGRLGQLGVGFLDAPISGGAARAATGELTMMTSGSPEAYALADPVLDAMSATVYRLGDTAGLGSKVKIVNQLLAGVHIAAAAEAMALGIKAGVPAESLYEVITHSAGNSWMFENRMAHVLAGDYTPLSAVDIFVKDLGLVLDSARPEKFPLPLSATAHQMFLQASASGLGGEDDSAVIKIFPGIELPEPGIEPPHHRPNTHDNDEKGA; this is encoded by the coding sequence ATGCACGACCAGGATCAGCCGGCCCCGACCGCCCCCACGACCCGCGTCGGCGTCGTCGGCCTCGGGGCCATGGGGCTCGGCATGGCGCGCAGCCTGCGCGCCGCCGGGTTCCACGTGGCGGTCCACGACCTGCGCGCCGACGTGGCCGCCGACTTCGCACGCGAGGGCGGCGCCGCGTACGACACGGCCGGTGACCTGGCGGCCGACGTCGACGTCCTCGTCGGTGTCGTGGTCAACTCGGCGCAGGTCGAGTCGGTCCTCTTCGGCGACGGCGGCGCGGCCCACCGCCTGCGCCCCGGTTCCGTCTACGTCATGTGCTCCACCGTCGACCCGACCTTCTCCGCCCAACTGGAGGGTAGGCTCGGGCAGTTGGGCGTCGGCTTCCTCGACGCCCCCATCTCCGGCGGCGCCGCCCGCGCCGCGACCGGCGAGCTGACGATGATGACCTCCGGCTCCCCGGAGGCGTACGCACTCGCCGACCCGGTGCTCGACGCGATGAGCGCCACGGTCTACCGACTCGGCGACACCGCGGGCCTCGGCTCCAAGGTCAAGATCGTGAACCAGCTGCTCGCGGGCGTGCACATCGCCGCCGCCGCGGAGGCCATGGCCCTCGGTATCAAGGCGGGCGTGCCGGCCGAGTCGCTGTACGAGGTGATCACCCACAGCGCGGGCAACTCGTGGATGTTCGAGAACCGCATGGCCCACGTGCTGGCCGGGGACTACACGCCGCTCTCCGCCGTCGACATCTTCGTCAAGGACCTCGGCCTCGTCCTCGACTCCGCGCGGCCGGAGAAGTTCCCGCTGCCGCTGTCCGCGACCGCCCACCAGATGTTCCTTCAGGCCTCCGCGTCCGGCCTCGGCGGCGAGGACGACAGCGCGGTCATCAAGATCTTCCCGGGCATCGAACTGCCAGAACCGGGCATCGAACCGCCCCACCACCGGCCGAACACCCACGACAACGACGAGAAGGGGGCCTGA
- a CDS encoding class II aldolase/adducin family protein: MTQDLNLAAESARSEIVRVGTSLFARGYVHASAGNISAKLDDGLGHLITPTDAALGFLSPERLALVDGEGAQVAGDRASKTLTLHRRIYAADPTARFVIHTHSTHLVALTLAGVWHQDDVLPPITPYYVMKVGHVPHIPYHRPGDPRVADLVTERINSRAAQGTPIRAVLLDRLGPVVWGPDAASALAVLEELEETARLWLTTDRKPAPLPEDAIAELRATFGAAW; the protein is encoded by the coding sequence GTGACCCAGGACCTCAACTTGGCCGCGGAGTCCGCCCGTTCGGAGATCGTCCGCGTCGGCACCAGCCTCTTCGCCCGCGGCTACGTCCACGCGAGCGCCGGCAACATCAGCGCCAAGCTCGACGACGGCCTCGGCCACCTCATCACCCCGACCGACGCGGCCCTCGGCTTCCTCTCCCCCGAGCGGCTCGCGCTCGTCGACGGCGAGGGTGCCCAGGTGGCGGGCGACCGCGCCAGCAAGACCCTCACCCTGCACCGCCGGATCTACGCGGCCGACCCCACGGCCCGCTTCGTGATCCACACCCACTCCACGCACCTGGTCGCGCTCACCCTCGCCGGCGTGTGGCACCAGGACGATGTGCTGCCACCCATCACCCCGTACTACGTGATGAAGGTGGGTCACGTCCCGCACATCCCGTACCACCGGCCCGGCGACCCGCGCGTCGCCGATCTGGTGACCGAGCGGATCAACTCCCGTGCCGCGCAAGGCACTCCGATCCGCGCGGTCCTGCTCGACCGCCTCGGCCCCGTCGTCTGGGGCCCGGACGCCGCCTCCGCGCTCGCCGTCCTCGAAGAACTCGAGGAGACGGCCCGCCTCTGGCTGACGACCGACCGCAAGCCCGCACCGCTCCCCGAAGACGCCATCGCCGAGCTGAGAGCCACGTTCGGCGCGGCCTGGTAA
- a CDS encoding ABC transporter permease: MATATYLARRLGQSVLTVFLTLTVVFLLIRMAPGDPASAYAGPTASTSELARIRAQFGLDRPLFEQYGIYLRDLVSGNFGTSYSFHAPAFDVVMDRLPYTLTLAVSAIAVTVVVAVPLGVWMAHHADSARELGANIFTITGQSMPDFWTGVMLLTVFAVLFPVLPASGFTSWGGLVLPTITVALLQLALVSRLVRREMSTALASSYVTVARSRGVSERALTWRYALANSAVPLVTAVGTRFAALLNGVVVVEVVFGWPGVGSLVVRALDTRDYPLIQATVLVTAALALLVQLVVDLCYPLLDPRVRLGKAA, from the coding sequence ATGGCCACGGCCACGTACCTCGCTCGGCGTCTCGGCCAGAGCGTCCTGACCGTCTTCCTCACTCTGACCGTCGTGTTCCTGCTGATCCGGATGGCACCGGGCGACCCGGCGTCCGCGTACGCGGGCCCGACGGCATCGACCTCCGAACTCGCGCGCATCCGAGCCCAGTTCGGCCTCGACAGACCACTTTTCGAGCAGTACGGAATCTATCTACGGGACCTGGTCAGCGGAAACTTCGGCACCAGCTACTCGTTCCACGCCCCGGCCTTCGACGTGGTCATGGACCGCCTTCCGTACACCCTCACGCTCGCGGTCTCGGCGATCGCCGTGACGGTCGTCGTGGCGGTGCCGCTCGGCGTGTGGATGGCCCATCACGCGGACAGCGCACGCGAGTTGGGCGCCAACATCTTCACGATCACCGGGCAGTCCATGCCCGACTTCTGGACCGGCGTCATGCTCCTCACCGTCTTCGCGGTCCTGTTCCCCGTCCTGCCGGCCTCGGGCTTCACCTCCTGGGGCGGACTGGTCCTGCCGACGATCACCGTCGCGCTCCTCCAACTCGCCCTGGTCTCCCGGCTCGTACGCCGCGAGATGTCCACCGCGCTCGCCTCCTCGTACGTAACCGTGGCCCGCTCGCGCGGTGTCAGCGAGCGCGCCCTGACCTGGCGCTACGCACTCGCCAACTCGGCGGTGCCGCTGGTCACCGCCGTCGGCACCCGGTTCGCGGCGCTGCTCAACGGTGTCGTGGTCGTCGAGGTCGTCTTCGGCTGGCCGGGCGTCGGCTCGCTCGTCGTCCGCGCCCTCGACACCCGCGACTACCCCCTGATCCAGGCAACGGTCCTGGTCACGGCCGCACTCGCACTGCTGGTCCAACTCGTCGTCGACCTCTGCTACCCGCTGCTCGACCCGCGGGTACGACTCGGAAAGGCGGCCTGA
- the otnI gene encoding 2-oxo-tetronate isomerase, which produces MPRFAANLSMLYPEYDFLDRFAAASADGFEAVEYLFPYAYGTGELRARLDEHGLSQVLFNAPPGDWDGGERGIAALPGREAEVREGIEKALHYAAALGSPRVHMMAGLVPEGVSRAECRDTYLTNLAYAAEQAAPAGVDILIEPINTRDMPGYFLNHQADAHAVVREIGASNLKVQLDLYHCQIVEGDLTATLRRDLPTGRVGHLQIAGVPDRHEPDAGELDIRHLMSCVDELDFDGWIGCEYIPKAGTSEGLGWLKNIQGEQHA; this is translated from the coding sequence ATGCCGAGGTTCGCGGCGAACCTTTCCATGCTGTATCCCGAGTACGACTTCCTGGACCGCTTCGCCGCGGCCTCGGCAGACGGCTTCGAGGCCGTCGAGTACCTCTTCCCGTACGCGTACGGGACCGGGGAGCTCCGCGCCCGGCTCGACGAACACGGCCTGAGCCAGGTCCTGTTCAACGCCCCGCCCGGCGACTGGGACGGCGGCGAGCGCGGCATCGCGGCGCTGCCGGGCCGCGAGGCCGAGGTCCGCGAGGGCATCGAGAAGGCCCTGCACTACGCGGCCGCACTCGGCAGCCCACGCGTGCACATGATGGCGGGCCTCGTGCCCGAAGGTGTCTCGCGCGCCGAGTGCCGGGACACGTACCTGACCAACCTGGCGTACGCGGCCGAACAGGCGGCGCCGGCCGGGGTCGACATCCTGATCGAGCCGATCAACACCCGTGACATGCCGGGCTACTTCCTGAACCACCAGGCGGACGCCCACGCGGTCGTACGGGAGATCGGCGCGTCCAACCTGAAGGTCCAACTCGACCTGTACCACTGCCAGATCGTCGAGGGCGACCTCACCGCCACCCTCCGCCGCGACCTGCCGACGGGTCGCGTGGGCCACCTGCAGATCGCGGGCGTCCCCGACCGCCACGAGCCGGACGCCGGCGAACTGGACATCCGTCATCTCATGTCCTGCGTGGACGAGTTGGACTTCGACGGCTGGATCGGCTGCGAGTACATCCCCAAGGCCGGCACGAGCGAGGGTCTCGGCTGGCTGAAGAACATCCAAGGAGAGCAGCACGCATGA
- a CDS encoding ABC transporter permease, whose translation MSATLSPAPSAVTARDLRRATATRQRRSARFKLWVGAVCAAMVVLPVALARVLPLPDANAQNLAARRLPPLTEGHLFGTDQLGRDLLARILLGGQVSLTVGVLAVIVSGLIGIAAGSAAGYFGGWVDTVVSRLLEAQLALPLLMMLLLVVALFGPSIPVITAVIAVAQWPEVARLTRSLVLVEREKPYVAAARLLGLRGWSVLGRHVIPNIVRPAALVILLLLAQAVLLESSLSFLGAGPQRPFATWGRIISDGQAYLTTSWWLVTLPGLVIALLVVGVNLVGDGLRDRVPALKSTKGAQT comes from the coding sequence ATGTCCGCCACGCTTTCCCCCGCACCCAGCGCCGTCACCGCCCGCGACCTCAGGCGGGCCACGGCGACCCGCCAGCGGCGCAGCGCCCGCTTCAAACTCTGGGTGGGCGCGGTGTGCGCGGCGATGGTCGTGCTGCCCGTCGCACTCGCCCGCGTACTCCCCCTGCCGGACGCCAACGCGCAGAACCTGGCGGCCCGCAGGCTCCCGCCGCTCACCGAGGGCCACCTGTTCGGCACGGACCAGCTGGGCCGCGATCTGCTCGCCCGGATCCTGCTGGGCGGCCAGGTGTCACTGACGGTGGGTGTGCTGGCCGTGATCGTGTCCGGCCTGATCGGCATCGCCGCGGGTTCGGCCGCAGGCTACTTCGGCGGCTGGGTCGACACGGTCGTCTCCCGCCTCCTGGAAGCCCAACTCGCCCTGCCCCTCCTGATGATGCTCCTTCTGGTCGTCGCCCTGTTCGGCCCGTCGATCCCCGTCATCACGGCGGTGATCGCGGTCGCACAGTGGCCGGAGGTGGCCCGCCTGACCCGTTCCCTCGTCCTCGTGGAACGCGAGAAGCCGTACGTGGCTGCCGCCCGCCTCCTGGGCCTGCGCGGATGGTCGGTCCTCGGCCGCCACGTGATCCCGAACATCGTGCGCCCGGCGGCGTTGGTGATCCTGCTGCTCCTGGCCCAGGCCGTCCTCCTGGAGAGCTCGCTCAGCTTCCTCGGCGCCGGCCCCCAACGCCCGTTCGCGACATGGGGCCGCATCATCTCCGACGGCCAGGCCTACCTCACCACGTCGTGGTGGCTGGTGACACTGCCCGGCCTGGTCATCGCGCTGCTGGTGGTCGGCGTCAACCTCGTCGGCGACGGCCTGCGCGACCGCGTCCCCGCCCTCAAGTCGACGAAGGGAGCCCAGACATGA
- a CDS encoding sialidase family protein, translated as MTPTTPTPRTTETPTLPGHTRTDRALPTPTVQSHAANLTVLPDGELGCVWFGGTQEGMADICVWFSRLPAGAAEWSEPQRLSDDPDRSEQNPILTVLPSGEWWLLHTAQQGGRQDTAQVRLRISRDRGGSWAAPRTLFSAESGGVFVRQPPVVLPTGRILLPVFRCTTPEGVAWTGEHDTSAVMVSDDGGTTWREHTVPASTGLVHMNVHALPDGSLLALYRSRRADHVHRSVSYDEGTTWTEPEPLDLPNNNSSVQYVPLTDGRLALVYNHSSAADATDRRVSLYDEIDESGDLATQAGTADDDTVGSAFWGAPRAPLSLALSPDGGRTWQRAADLVTGDGHCMTNNSRDGLNRELSYPSVTQSADGALHIAYTHHRKGIRHIQLTPHA; from the coding sequence ATGACACCCACGACGCCTACACCCCGGACTACCGAGACACCCACCCTGCCCGGCCACACCCGCACCGACCGCGCCCTCCCCACCCCCACCGTCCAGAGCCACGCCGCCAACCTGACCGTGCTGCCGGACGGCGAACTCGGCTGCGTGTGGTTCGGCGGCACGCAGGAGGGCATGGCCGACATCTGCGTCTGGTTCTCCCGGCTCCCGGCGGGGGCCGCCGAGTGGTCCGAGCCGCAGCGCCTCTCCGACGACCCCGACCGCTCGGAGCAGAACCCGATCCTGACCGTCCTGCCGAGCGGCGAGTGGTGGCTGCTGCACACCGCCCAGCAGGGCGGACGCCAGGACACCGCACAGGTGCGGCTGCGCATCAGCCGTGACCGGGGCGGGAGTTGGGCGGCACCGCGCACCTTGTTCAGCGCCGAGTCCGGCGGCGTATTCGTGCGGCAGCCTCCGGTGGTGCTGCCGACCGGCCGGATCCTGCTGCCGGTGTTCCGCTGCACGACCCCCGAGGGAGTGGCGTGGACCGGCGAGCACGACACCAGCGCGGTGATGGTGTCCGACGACGGCGGTACGACGTGGCGCGAGCACACCGTCCCGGCGTCGACCGGCCTGGTGCACATGAACGTCCACGCCCTGCCGGACGGCTCCCTGCTCGCCCTCTACCGCAGCCGCCGCGCCGACCACGTCCACCGCTCGGTCTCGTACGACGAGGGCACCACCTGGACAGAACCCGAACCGCTCGACCTGCCCAACAACAACTCCTCCGTCCAGTACGTGCCCCTGACGGACGGCCGCCTCGCGCTCGTCTACAACCACAGCAGCGCGGCCGACGCCACCGACCGCCGCGTGTCCCTGTACGACGAGATCGACGAGTCGGGCGACCTGGCGACGCAGGCCGGGACAGCCGACGACGACACTGTCGGCTCCGCCTTCTGGGGCGCCCCGCGCGCCCCGCTGAGCCTCGCCCTCTCCCCCGACGGCGGCCGCACCTGGCAGCGCGCCGCGGACCTGGTCACGGGCGACGGCCACTGCATGACCAACAACTCCCGCGACGGCCTCAACCGCGAGCTGTCCTACCCGTCCGTGACCCAGTCCGCCGATGGCGCGCTGCACATCGCGTACACCCACCACCGCAAGGGAATCCGCCACATCCAGCTCACACCGCACGCCTGA
- a CDS encoding ABC transporter ATP-binding protein, which translates to MTPTQQPLLDVTNLQIELVTGRGIVRAVDGVSFTVHEGETVTLIGESGSGKSTTAMGVLRLLPEGLAVLSGSARIAGEDVIADPAAARRARGRTVSLIPQDPMTALSPVHTIGRQLGDALRLRHPGIGRAEIRDRGTALMERVRISDPARRWKAYPQEFSGGMLQRVLIAIALAAEPRLLVADEPTSALDATVQAEVLDLLMALQETDGVGLLMITHDLGVARLISDRIHVMRDGRFIESGEAEQIVESPTEDYTRSLLAAVPRLGPFVSPCGD; encoded by the coding sequence ATGACACCCACTCAGCAACCACTCCTGGACGTGACGAACCTCCAGATCGAACTGGTCACGGGCCGCGGCATCGTACGCGCCGTGGACGGCGTGAGCTTCACGGTCCACGAGGGCGAGACGGTCACCCTCATCGGCGAGTCCGGCTCCGGCAAGTCGACCACGGCCATGGGCGTACTGCGCCTCCTCCCCGAGGGCCTCGCCGTCCTCTCCGGCAGCGCGCGGATCGCCGGCGAGGACGTGATCGCCGACCCCGCGGCCGCCCGTCGGGCCCGCGGCCGCACCGTCTCCCTGATCCCCCAGGACCCGATGACGGCGCTCAGCCCGGTGCACACCATCGGCCGCCAACTCGGCGACGCCCTCCGCCTGCGCCACCCCGGCATCGGCCGCGCGGAGATACGCGACCGGGGCACGGCCCTGATGGAACGGGTCCGCATCAGCGATCCCGCACGCCGCTGGAAGGCCTACCCGCAGGAATTCTCCGGCGGCATGCTGCAACGCGTCCTGATCGCCATCGCCCTCGCCGCCGAACCACGCCTCCTGGTGGCGGACGAACCGACATCGGCCCTCGACGCAACGGTCCAGGCCGAGGTCCTCGACCTCCTCATGGCCCTCCAGGAGACGGATGGCGTCGGCCTGTTGATGATCACCCACGACCTGGGCGTGGCCCGCCTGATCTCGGACCGCATCCACGTCATGCGCGACGGCCGCTTCATCGAGTCCGGCGAGGCAGAACAAATCGTCGAGTCACCGACGGAGGACTACACCCGTTCACTGCTGGCCGCGGTGCCACGGCTCGGCCCATTTGTAAGCCCCTGCGGCGATTGA
- a CDS encoding MFS transporter produces MSTTVPTADTPELARENAVFRKVIRRIVPFLILCYMVSYLDRVNVGFAKLQMSSNLGFSEAAYGLGAGLFFIGYFFFEVPSNLLMQKVGARTWIARIMISWGLVSAAFAFVNSETTFYVLRFLLGAAEAGFYPGVILYCTYWFPSQRRARVIAMFMSAIPVAGIFGNPLSGWIMDVFDDAAGWSGWQWLFVVEAIPALVIGVVCLFWLDNSVRDAKWLTDDEKSVIERALAADATHQTVHGRALDAFRNGKVWLMCLIYFCFVMGQYALTFWMPTFVESTGVKGGLAIGALSAVPYLAALIAMNLFGFSADKRRERRWHLVIPSLMGAVGFSMAASFAGSTPLALVSLSIAAAGVLTCAPLFWSLPTAFLGGTAAAAGLAAINSVGNLAGFVSPYMIGSLKDATGSTAIPMYVLALSLVIGAAAVLTTKKDIVNR; encoded by the coding sequence ATGTCCACGACCGTCCCCACGGCCGACACCCCCGAACTCGCGCGTGAGAACGCGGTGTTCCGCAAGGTGATCCGCCGCATCGTCCCCTTCCTGATCCTCTGCTACATGGTCTCCTACCTGGACCGCGTGAACGTGGGCTTCGCCAAGTTGCAGATGTCCTCGAACCTCGGCTTCAGCGAGGCGGCCTACGGCCTCGGAGCCGGCCTCTTCTTCATCGGCTACTTCTTCTTCGAGGTCCCCTCGAACCTGCTGATGCAGAAGGTCGGTGCCCGCACCTGGATCGCCCGCATCATGATCAGCTGGGGTCTGGTGTCCGCGGCGTTCGCCTTCGTCAACAGCGAGACGACGTTCTACGTACTCCGCTTCTTGCTCGGCGCCGCCGAGGCCGGCTTCTACCCCGGCGTGATCCTCTACTGCACGTACTGGTTCCCGTCCCAGCGCCGGGCCCGCGTCATCGCGATGTTCATGTCGGCGATCCCCGTCGCCGGCATCTTCGGCAACCCGCTCTCCGGCTGGATCATGGACGTCTTCGACGACGCGGCCGGCTGGAGCGGCTGGCAGTGGCTGTTCGTCGTGGAGGCGATCCCCGCCCTCGTCATCGGCGTGGTCTGCCTGTTCTGGCTCGACAACAGCGTGCGCGACGCCAAGTGGCTGACCGACGACGAGAAGTCGGTCATCGAGAGGGCCCTCGCCGCCGACGCCACCCACCAGACCGTGCACGGCCGCGCCCTCGACGCCTTCCGCAACGGCAAGGTGTGGCTGATGTGCCTCATCTACTTCTGCTTCGTGATGGGCCAGTACGCGCTGACGTTCTGGATGCCGACGTTCGTGGAGTCCACCGGCGTCAAGGGCGGCCTCGCGATCGGCGCCCTGAGCGCGGTCCCGTACCTGGCCGCGCTGATCGCCATGAACCTCTTCGGGTTCTCCGCCGACAAGCGCCGCGAGCGCCGCTGGCACCTGGTGATCCCGTCCCTGATGGGCGCCGTCGGCTTCTCGATGGCGGCGAGCTTCGCCGGTTCGACCCCGCTGGCCCTCGTCTCCCTGTCGATCGCGGCGGCCGGCGTCCTGACCTGCGCCCCACTGTTCTGGTCGCTGCCGACCGCGTTCCTCGGCGGCACGGCGGCCGCGGCGGGCCTCGCGGCGATCAACTCGGTCGGCAACCTCGCCGGCTTCGTCAGCCCGTACATGATCGGCTCGCTGAAGGATGCGACCGGTTCCACGGCGATCCCGATGTACGTTCTGGCGCTGTCGCTCGTCATCGGGGCGGCAGCCGTCCTGACCACGAAAAAGGACATCGTCAACCGCTGA
- the otnK gene encoding 3-oxo-tetronate kinase, producing MAIRLGCIADDFTGATDLANNLVRAGMRVVQLIDVPAPDAATPRDADAVVIALKSRTVPAAEAVDSSLRALEWLRSAGAEQIYFKYCSTFDSTPAGNIGPVTEALMDALGTDFTVATPAFPDNGRTVFKGHLFVGDVLLGESGMRHHPLTPMTDSNLVSVLAAQTERPVGLIDHKAVAAGPEAITELIAALRKDGIGAAIVDAVSNDDLVRLGAAVAGLPLVTAGSGLAIGLPANWGIEPSPEAAELPAASGHLAVVAGSVSAATNGQVRAFLDTGRPAFSVDPLRIAAGEDVAAEALAFADAHLSSDGPVLIYSTESPDAVRDVQGQLGAAEAGELVERTLARVAQGLVERGVRRLVVAGGETSGAVVQALGLDGLRIGPQIDPGVPWCAAPLADGDTLHITLKSGNFGGPSFFTASFDLLGNGESQ from the coding sequence ATGGCCATCCGCCTCGGATGCATCGCCGACGACTTCACCGGCGCCACCGACCTCGCCAACAACCTGGTGCGCGCGGGCATGCGCGTCGTCCAGCTGATCGACGTACCGGCTCCGGACGCGGCGACGCCGCGGGACGCCGACGCGGTCGTCATCGCGCTCAAGTCGCGGACCGTCCCGGCGGCCGAGGCCGTCGACTCCTCGCTGCGCGCCCTGGAATGGCTGCGCTCCGCGGGCGCCGAGCAGATCTACTTCAAGTACTGCTCCACCTTCGACTCGACGCCGGCCGGCAACATCGGCCCGGTCACCGAGGCCCTGATGGACGCGCTCGGCACCGACTTCACCGTCGCGACACCTGCCTTCCCCGACAACGGGCGCACCGTTTTCAAGGGCCACCTCTTCGTCGGTGACGTGCTGCTCGGCGAGAGCGGCATGCGCCACCACCCGCTCACCCCGATGACCGACTCCAACCTGGTGTCCGTGCTTGCCGCCCAGACCGAGCGCCCGGTCGGACTCATCGACCACAAGGCGGTCGCGGCGGGCCCCGAGGCCATCACGGAGCTGATCGCCGCGCTGCGCAAGGACGGCATCGGCGCCGCGATCGTCGACGCCGTGTCGAACGACGACCTCGTACGCCTGGGTGCCGCGGTCGCCGGCCTGCCGCTGGTCACCGCCGGTTCGGGCCTCGCCATCGGGCTCCCCGCGAACTGGGGCATCGAGCCGTCCCCGGAGGCCGCCGAACTCCCCGCCGCCTCCGGCCACTTGGCGGTCGTCGCGGGTTCGGTGTCCGCCGCCACGAACGGCCAAGTGCGCGCGTTCCTGGACACCGGTCGGCCGGCCTTCAGCGTGGATCCGCTGCGGATCGCGGCGGGCGAGGACGTGGCCGCCGAGGCGCTCGCCTTCGCCGACGCCCACCTGTCGTCCGACGGCCCGGTTCTCATCTACTCGACCGAGTCCCCCGACGCCGTACGCGACGTGCAGGGGCAGCTCGGGGCCGCCGAGGCCGGGGAGTTGGTGGAGCGGACACTCGCGCGCGTCGCCCAGGGGCTCGTCGAGCGCGGCGTGCGACGGCTCGTCGTCGCCGGTGGCGAGACCTCCGGCGCCGTGGTGCAGGCCCTCGGTCTGGACGGGCTTCGGATCGGCCCGCAGATCGATCCGGGTGTGCCGTGGTGTGCGGCGCCGCTCGCCGACGGTGACACCCTCCACATCACCCTCAAGTCGGGCAACTTCGGCGGCCCGTCCTTCTTCACCGCATCGTTCGACCTGCTCGGCAACGGGGAGTCCCAGTGA
- a CDS encoding ABC transporter ATP-binding protein has product MTTPDPLLHVEDLVVTYPAPGGATTAVDRVTFTIPRGSALALVGESGSGKSTIAHAVVRLLKPTAGRILFDGTDLAALPERRLRPLRPRFQMIFQDPYGSLDPHLTAQDIVAEPLRLSGPLSGTRDRTARTRRAAELLDRVGLPASARDRRPSEFSGGQRQRIGIARALASSPDLLVCDEATSALDVSVQARVLELLRELQAETGITYLVIAHNLGLVREISTDVVVLRSGRVVEQGRTADVLASPTEPYTRDLRRAALDPAAIRGRKPRELLHARGRAHTPA; this is encoded by the coding sequence ATGACCACTCCCGATCCTCTCCTCCACGTCGAGGACCTCGTCGTCACCTACCCCGCCCCCGGCGGAGCCACAACCGCGGTCGACCGAGTCACCTTCACGATCCCGCGCGGCAGCGCCCTCGCCCTGGTAGGAGAATCCGGCAGCGGCAAATCCACCATCGCCCACGCGGTGGTCCGCCTCCTGAAACCCACCGCAGGCCGCATCCTCTTCGACGGCACCGACCTCGCCGCCCTCCCCGAACGCCGCCTCCGCCCCCTGCGCCCCCGCTTCCAAATGATCTTCCAGGACCCGTACGGCTCACTGGACCCCCACCTCACCGCCCAGGACATCGTGGCGGAACCCCTCCGCCTCTCAGGCCCCCTCTCCGGCACCCGCGACAGAACGGCCCGCACACGCCGCGCGGCCGAGCTCCTGGACCGGGTGGGCCTGCCCGCCTCGGCCCGCGACCGCCGCCCTTCCGAGTTCTCCGGCGGCCAGCGCCAGCGCATCGGTATCGCCCGCGCCCTCGCCTCCTCACCCGACCTGCTGGTGTGCGACGAGGCGACCTCCGCACTCGACGTCTCCGTCCAGGCCCGCGTCCTGGAGCTGCTGCGCGAACTCCAGGCCGAGACCGGCATCACGTACCTCGTCATCGCCCACAACCTGGGCCTCGTACGGGAGATCAGCACCGACGTGGTCGTGCTGCGCTCGGGCCGGGTCGTCGAACAGGGCCGCACCGCCGACGTGTTGGCCTCGCCCACCGAGCCGTACACCCGCGATCTGCGCCGCGCGGCCCTCGACCCGGCGGCGATCCGCGGCCGCAAGCCCCGCGAACTGCTGCACGCGCGCGGCCGGGCCCACACCCCGGCGTGA